A stretch of Paraburkholderia phenazinium DNA encodes these proteins:
- a CDS encoding ATP-binding protein — DIVDQPAVIVGDPYRLTQLLKNLLENALRYTDPGGKVCVSVSMHGQQLHIDVQDSYPGVPEPLLPHLFERMFRVDISRSRQSGGAGLGLALCRHIAEAHEGTIEAARSPIGGLWIKLRFPLQPSHHD; from the coding sequence GACATCGTCGACCAGCCCGCGGTGATCGTGGGCGACCCGTATCGCCTCACGCAATTGCTGAAGAACCTGCTGGAAAACGCCCTGCGCTATACCGATCCTGGCGGCAAGGTATGCGTCAGCGTTTCGATGCACGGGCAGCAATTGCATATCGATGTTCAGGACTCTTACCCAGGCGTACCCGAGCCTCTATTGCCTCACCTGTTCGAGCGCATGTTCCGCGTGGACATCTCACGCAGCAGACAAAGCGGTGGCGCGGGTCTGGGACTCGCATTGTGCCGCCATATCGCCGAGGCGCACGAAGGCACCATCGAGGCTGCACGCTCGCCAATCGGCGGTCTCTGGATCAAACTGCGCTTTCCGCTTCAGCCCTCTCACCATGACTGA
- a CDS encoding response regulator produces the protein MTDTPTTIPILIVEDEPKLAALLSDYLQAEGYSTTIIADGLQVIPFVRAQPQALVLLDLMLPGRGGLEICRELRSFSAVPVIILTARVDEIDRLLGLELGADDYVCKPFSPREVVARVKAILRRAGKLATTTATTTQPEAVPKPPLLVDVDRHVALLDDKDLQLTPIELRLLALLQSTPGRIYRRDHLLRQLYDDHRVVTDRTVDTHVKNLRRKLQAVRPGQDMIRSIYGVGYRLDPDLETDSSEGPSTGLQ, from the coding sequence ATGACTGATACGCCCACTACCATTCCAATCCTGATCGTCGAGGACGAGCCGAAGCTTGCCGCGCTGCTTTCAGATTATCTGCAAGCGGAGGGTTACAGTACGACGATCATCGCCGACGGCCTGCAAGTGATTCCATTCGTGCGTGCGCAACCGCAGGCACTGGTTCTTCTCGACCTGATGCTGCCCGGACGCGGCGGACTCGAAATATGCCGCGAATTACGCAGCTTCTCGGCGGTGCCGGTGATCATCCTGACCGCGCGGGTGGATGAAATCGATCGTCTGCTCGGTCTCGAGCTCGGCGCGGACGACTACGTCTGCAAGCCGTTCAGTCCACGCGAAGTGGTCGCGCGCGTGAAGGCTATTTTGCGGCGCGCAGGCAAACTGGCGACGACGACGGCAACGACGACGCAGCCCGAAGCTGTACCGAAGCCGCCGTTGCTGGTGGATGTCGACCGGCACGTCGCGCTGCTCGACGACAAGGATCTGCAGCTCACGCCGATCGAGCTTCGGCTGCTGGCGTTGCTGCAGTCCACGCCCGGCCGGATCTACCGGCGCGATCATCTGCTGCGGCAGCTCTACGACGATCACCGCGTCGTCACCGACCGCACCGTCGATACACACGTCAAGAACCTGCGCCGCAAGCTGCAGGCCGTCCGTCCGGGGCAAGACATGATCCGCTCGATCTATGGGGTGGGCTATCGGCTCGACCCGGATCTCGAGACTGACTCCAGCGAAGGGCCATCTACCGGTTTGCAGTAA
- a CDS encoding porin, producing MKKLVLSGLSLAVLGGAGAAHAQSTVTLYGLIDAGITYTSNQGGAHNVQETSGAVNGSRWGLRGSEDLGGGLKAIFTLENGFSVATGKLGQNGLEFGRQAFVGLSSDQYGAVTLGRQYDSVVDYLAPLALTGTGSGGTQAAHPFDNDNLDNSFRINNSIKYSSVNYGGFKFGTLYGFSNDAGGFATNRAYSAGASYNYGPLNVAAGYLELNKAGTSYNSSGAVTSDATFTAGTQRTYGAGLNYAFGPAKVGFVFTQTHLYNASSIGASASGTSSGLTLTGGGASFTNYEVNGRYNITPAWSLSAAYTFTDAHLDGVSPKYNQFSLQTAYALSKRTDVYLMGVYQHVSDTGDSGITADINGLSTSSTDSQVAATIGIRHRF from the coding sequence ATGAAGAAACTCGTCCTGTCTGGCCTCTCGCTGGCGGTTCTAGGCGGTGCGGGCGCAGCTCACGCGCAGAGCACGGTCACGCTCTACGGCCTGATCGACGCCGGTATCACCTACACGAGCAATCAGGGTGGCGCACATAACGTCCAGGAAACCAGCGGCGCAGTGAACGGCAGCCGCTGGGGCCTGCGCGGTTCGGAAGACCTGGGTGGCGGCCTGAAGGCAATCTTCACGTTGGAAAACGGCTTCAGCGTGGCGACCGGCAAGCTCGGCCAGAACGGTCTCGAGTTCGGCCGCCAGGCTTTTGTGGGCCTGTCGAGCGATCAGTACGGCGCGGTCACACTGGGTCGTCAATATGACTCAGTCGTGGACTACCTGGCTCCGTTGGCCCTCACCGGTACAGGATCGGGAGGCACCCAGGCTGCCCACCCGTTCGACAACGACAACCTCGACAACTCGTTCCGCATCAACAACTCGATCAAGTACTCGAGCGTGAACTATGGCGGTTTCAAGTTCGGCACCCTGTATGGCTTCTCGAATGACGCGGGGGGCTTCGCCACGAACCGCGCCTACAGCGCAGGCGCTTCGTACAACTACGGTCCGTTGAATGTGGCAGCAGGCTACCTGGAGTTGAACAAGGCGGGCACGTCGTACAACTCGAGCGGCGCGGTGACCAGCGATGCGACTTTCACGGCCGGCACGCAACGCACTTACGGTGCAGGCCTGAACTATGCCTTCGGTCCGGCGAAGGTCGGTTTTGTGTTCACGCAGACCCATCTCTACAACGCGAGCAGCATCGGCGCGTCGGCTTCGGGCACGTCGTCCGGCCTGACGTTGACGGGCGGCGGCGCAAGCTTCACGAACTATGAGGTGAACGGCCGTTACAACATCACGCCGGCATGGTCGCTCTCGGCTGCGTACACGTTCACCGATGCGCATCTCGACGGCGTGAGCCCGAAGTACAACCAGTTCAGCCTGCAGACGGCGTATGCGCTGTCCAAACGCACGGATGTCTACCTGATGGGGGTGTATCAGCATGTCAGCGACACCGGCGATTCGGGTATCACGGCCGATATCAACGGCCTGAGCACGTCGTCGACGGACAGCCAGGTGGCGGCCACGATCGGTATTCGTCACCGGTTCTAA